In one window of Pseudomonas sp. IAC-BECa141 DNA:
- a CDS encoding glutathione peroxidase — translation MSAFHDLKLTALDGQELPLAPFKGQVVLVVNVASKCGLTPQYAALENLYQQYKGKGFSVLGLPCNQFAGQEPGSEQEIQEFCSLNYGVSFPLSKKLEVNGHDRHQLYRLLAGEGAEFPGDITWNFEKFLLGKDGRVLARFSPRTAPDDPSVITAIEKALS, via the coding sequence ATGAGTGCTTTTCACGACCTTAAGTTGACAGCCCTGGATGGTCAGGAGCTACCGCTGGCACCCTTCAAGGGCCAAGTCGTGCTGGTGGTCAACGTCGCCTCCAAATGCGGCTTGACCCCACAGTACGCGGCGCTGGAAAACCTTTATCAGCAATACAAAGGCAAAGGCTTCAGTGTGCTGGGCCTGCCGTGCAACCAGTTTGCCGGTCAGGAACCGGGCAGTGAGCAGGAGATCCAGGAATTCTGCAGCCTCAACTATGGCGTGAGTTTTCCGTTGTCGAAAAAGCTCGAAGTCAACGGTCACGACCGTCATCAGCTGTACCGCCTGCTGGCGGGCGAGGGCGCGGAGTTTCCCGGTGACATCACCTGGAATTTCGAGAAATTCCTGCTCGGCAAGGACGGTCGGGTACTGGCCCGCTTCTCGCCGCGCACGGCGCCGGATGATCCTTCGGTGATTACGGCGATTGAAAAAGCCTTGAGTTGA
- a CDS encoding NADH:flavin oxidoreductase, whose translation MPVQALFKPFQLGALELPTRVVMAPMTRSFSPGGVPNSKVIEYYRRRAAAGVGLIITEGTTVGHQASNGYPNVPHFYGEAALAGWKKVVDAVHAEGGKIVPQLWHVGNVRRLGTEPDASVPGYGPSEKLKDGQVVVHGMTRQDIQDVIAAFAQAAKDAQSIGMDGVEIHGAHGYLIDQFFWEGSNQRTDEYGGSLANRSRFAIELIQAVRAAVGEGFPIIFRFSQWKQQDYTARLVQTSEALGEFLKPLSDAGVDIFHCSTRRFWEPEFDGSDLNLAGWTRKLTGKPTITVGSVGLDGEFLQFMVNTDKVAQPASLEKLLERLNNDEFDLVAVGRALLVDPDWAQKVREGREQDILPFSREALMTLV comes from the coding sequence ATGCCCGTGCAAGCCCTGTTCAAACCGTTCCAGCTCGGTGCCCTCGAACTGCCGACCCGCGTGGTCATGGCGCCGATGACCCGTTCGTTCTCTCCGGGCGGCGTGCCCAATTCCAAAGTGATCGAATACTACCGTCGTCGCGCGGCGGCCGGTGTCGGCCTGATCATTACCGAAGGCACCACCGTCGGCCATCAGGCATCCAACGGTTACCCGAACGTGCCGCACTTCTACGGCGAAGCAGCCTTGGCCGGCTGGAAGAAAGTCGTGGATGCGGTACACGCCGAAGGCGGCAAGATCGTTCCGCAACTCTGGCACGTCGGCAATGTGCGCCGTCTGGGCACCGAGCCGGACGCGAGCGTGCCGGGTTATGGCCCGTCGGAAAAACTCAAGGACGGTCAGGTCGTGGTGCACGGCATGACCAGACAGGACATTCAGGACGTGATCGCAGCCTTCGCCCAAGCGGCGAAAGATGCCCAAAGCATCGGCATGGACGGCGTGGAAATCCACGGCGCCCACGGTTACCTGATCGACCAGTTCTTCTGGGAAGGCAGCAACCAGCGCACGGACGAATACGGTGGCAGCTTGGCCAACCGTTCGCGTTTCGCCATCGAGCTGATTCAGGCTGTGCGTGCGGCGGTGGGCGAAGGCTTCCCGATCATCTTCCGTTTCTCGCAGTGGAAACAGCAGGACTACACCGCGCGTCTGGTGCAAACCTCTGAGGCACTGGGTGAATTCCTCAAGCCGTTGTCCGACGCCGGGGTGGATATTTTCCACTGCTCGACGCGCCGTTTCTGGGAGCCTGAGTTTGACGGCTCCGACCTGAACCTGGCCGGCTGGACACGCAAGCTGACCGGCAAACCAACCATCACCGTCGGCAGCGTCGGCCTCGATGGCGAGTTCCTGCAGTTCATGGTCAACACCGACAAGGTCGCGCAACCGGCCAGTCTGGAGAAACTGCTGGAGCGTCTGAACAACGACGAGTTCGATCTGGTGGCAGTGGGGCGTGCGCTGCTGGTCGATCCGGACTGGGCGCAGAAAGTGCGCGAAGGCCGCGAGCAGGACATTCTGCCGTTCAGCCGTGAGGCGTTGATGACGCTGGTTTGA
- a CDS encoding glycosyltransferase family 4 protein has protein sequence MASADTEAMTTALHITLISETFPPEINGVANTLGRLCDGLRARGHRVELVRPRQADDPQRSEDDALLLCRGWPLPGYPGLQWGQSSMHKLLRRWTRHRPDVLYIATEGPLGLSALRAARRLGIAVVSGFHTNFQQYTHQYGLGLLTRLLTHYLRWFHNRSAMTLVPSVSQRLELERRHFERLALLSRGVDSQLFHPAKRLNALREQWGLGERDIAVIHVGRLAPEKNLGLLKRSFEKLAGTYPQRNLKLIVVGDGPQRMALENELPEAIFCGSQRGEALAAHYASGDVFLFPSLTETFGNVVLEALASGLGVVSYDQAAAAQHIRHGYNGVLAMPGDEEAFCEAAAWLLEEDERLRCVRLNARQHASRQGWAAIVEQFENHLLGACRDLHDKPPTSIKPASSTPHG, from the coding sequence ATGGCCTCAGCCGACACTGAGGCCATGACGACAGCTCTACATATCACCCTCATCAGCGAAACCTTCCCACCGGAAATCAACGGCGTGGCCAATACCCTTGGCCGCTTGTGCGACGGTTTGCGCGCACGCGGGCATCGGGTGGAACTGGTGCGACCGCGTCAGGCTGACGATCCGCAGCGCAGTGAAGACGACGCCCTGCTGCTGTGCCGGGGCTGGCCGTTGCCGGGATATCCGGGGCTGCAATGGGGCCAGTCGTCGATGCACAAACTGTTGCGACGCTGGACGCGTCATCGCCCCGACGTGCTCTATATCGCCACCGAAGGCCCGCTCGGGCTGTCGGCGTTACGCGCGGCACGGCGCCTGGGGATTGCCGTGGTCAGTGGTTTTCATACCAACTTTCAGCAATACACCCACCAGTACGGGCTGGGCTTGCTGACGCGCTTGCTCACCCACTATCTGCGCTGGTTTCACAATCGTTCGGCCATGACCCTGGTGCCGAGCGTCAGCCAGCGCCTGGAGCTGGAGCGTCGGCACTTCGAGCGCCTGGCGCTGCTGTCCCGGGGTGTCGACAGTCAGTTGTTCCACCCGGCCAAACGCCTGAATGCCTTGCGTGAGCAATGGGGTCTTGGCGAGCGGGACATTGCTGTCATTCACGTAGGACGCCTGGCGCCGGAGAAAAATCTCGGCTTGCTCAAGCGCAGTTTCGAAAAGCTCGCCGGCACTTATCCACAGCGCAACCTGAAGCTGATCGTGGTCGGCGACGGACCGCAACGAATGGCACTGGAAAACGAACTGCCCGAGGCGATTTTCTGCGGCTCGCAACGGGGCGAAGCGCTGGCGGCGCACTATGCGTCGGGGGATGTGTTTCTGTTTCCGAGCCTGACCGAGACCTTTGGCAACGTCGTGCTGGAAGCGCTGGCCTCAGGCCTTGGGGTGGTGTCTTACGATCAGGCCGCGGCGGCCCAGCATATTCGCCATGGCTACAACGGCGTGCTGGCAATGCCCGGAGATGAAGAGGCGTTCTGCGAGGCAGCCGCATGGCTGCTGGAAGAAGACGAAAGGTTGCGCTGCGTACGCCTGAACGCACGCCAGCACGCCAGCCGCCAGGGTTGGGCGGCCATCGTCGAACAGTTTGAAAACCATTTGCTGGGGGCTTGCCGCGACCTGCACGACAAGCCTCCCACATCGATCAAACCAGCGTCATCAACGCCTCACGGCTGA
- the cysZ gene encoding sulfate transporter CysZ, whose translation MPAPVLSGPQYLREGLKLVLSPGLRLFVLLPLAINLVLFVGLIYLAGHQFSLWVDTLMPSLPEWLSFLSYILWPLFVVLVALMVFFTFTMLANVIAAPFNGFLAEKVEVVVRGTDDFPAFSWGELIAMIPRTLAREMRKLGYFLPRAIGLFILSFIPVVNIVAAPLWLLFGVWMMAIQYIDYPADNHKLGWNEMLTWLRQKRWQSMSFGGIVYLVLLIPLVNILMMPAAVAGATLFWVRERGAENLVMQR comes from the coding sequence ATGCCCGCCCCTGTTCTGTCCGGCCCGCAATACCTGCGCGAAGGCCTCAAACTGGTCTTGAGTCCCGGCCTGCGCCTGTTTGTGCTGCTGCCGCTGGCCATCAACCTGGTGCTGTTCGTCGGATTGATCTATCTGGCCGGTCACCAGTTCAGCCTGTGGGTCGACACGCTGATGCCGTCGCTGCCTGAATGGCTGAGTTTCCTCAGTTACATCCTGTGGCCGCTGTTCGTGGTGCTGGTGGCGTTGATGGTGTTCTTCACCTTTACGATGCTGGCCAACGTGATCGCCGCGCCGTTCAACGGTTTCCTCGCGGAAAAGGTTGAAGTGGTGGTGCGCGGCACCGACGACTTCCCGGCCTTCAGCTGGGGCGAACTGATCGCCATGATCCCGCGCACCCTGGCCCGGGAAATGCGCAAACTCGGTTATTTCCTGCCCCGGGCGATCGGCCTGTTCATCCTGTCGTTCATCCCGGTGGTGAACATCGTCGCCGCGCCGTTGTGGCTGCTGTTCGGGGTGTGGATGATGGCGATCCAGTACATCGACTACCCGGCGGATAACCACAAGCTGGGCTGGAACGAAATGCTCACCTGGCTGCGCCAGAAGCGCTGGCAGAGCATGAGCTTCGGCGGGATCGTTTATCTGGTGTTGCTGATTCCGCTGGTCAACATCCTGATGATGCCGGCCGCCGTGGCTGGCGCGACGCTGTTCTGGGTGCGTGAGCGCGGGGCCGAGAATCTGGTGATGCAACGCTGA
- the trxB gene encoding thioredoxin-disulfide reductase: MSEVRHSRVIILGSGPAGYSAAVYAARANLKPLLITGMQAGGQLTTTTEVDNWPGDVHGLTGPVLMERMREHAERFETEIVFDHINAVDFASKPYSLTGDSGTYTCDALIIATGASARYLGLPSEEAFMGKGVSACATCDGFFYRNKPVAVVGGGNTAVEEALYLANIASKVTLIHRRETFRAEKILIDKLNARVAEGKIELKLNATLDEVLGDNMGVTGARLKNNDGSSDEIKVDGVFIAIGHTPNTSLFEGQLELKDGYLVVQGGREGNATATSVEGIFAAGDVADHVYRQAITSAGAGCMAALDTERYLDGLQNASF; this comes from the coding sequence ATGTCTGAAGTCCGTCATTCGCGAGTGATCATCCTCGGTTCCGGCCCTGCCGGTTACAGCGCTGCCGTCTACGCTGCCCGTGCCAACCTCAAGCCGCTGCTGATCACCGGCATGCAGGCCGGCGGTCAATTGACCACCACCACCGAAGTCGACAACTGGCCGGGCGACGTCCACGGCCTGACCGGCCCGGTGCTGATGGAACGCATGCGCGAGCACGCCGAGCGTTTTGAAACCGAGATCGTATTCGATCACATTAACGCCGTGGACTTCGCTTCCAAGCCCTACAGCCTGACCGGCGACAGCGGCACCTACACCTGCGACGCGCTGATCATCGCTACCGGCGCCAGCGCCCGTTACCTGGGCCTGCCGTCGGAAGAAGCGTTCATGGGCAAGGGCGTTTCGGCCTGCGCGACCTGCGACGGTTTCTTCTATCGCAACAAGCCGGTGGCCGTGGTCGGTGGCGGCAACACTGCTGTCGAAGAAGCCCTGTACCTGGCCAACATCGCCAGCAAAGTCACCCTGATCCACCGTCGCGAAACCTTCCGCGCCGAGAAGATCCTGATCGACAAGCTCAACGCCCGCGTGGCCGAAGGCAAGATCGAGCTGAAGCTGAACGCGACCCTGGACGAAGTGCTGGGCGACAACATGGGCGTGACGGGTGCGCGTCTGAAGAACAACGACGGCAGCTCCGACGAAATCAAGGTCGACGGCGTGTTCATCGCGATCGGCCACACCCCGAACACCTCGCTGTTCGAAGGTCAGCTGGAATTGAAGGACGGCTACCTCGTGGTTCAGGGTGGCCGTGAAGGCAACGCCACCGCGACCAGCGTCGAAGGCATTTTCGCTGCCGGCGACGTGGCCGACCACGTTTACCGTCAGGCCATCACCTCGGCCGGCGCCGGTTGCATGGCGGCACTGGACACCGAACGTTACCTGGACGGTCTGCAGAACGCTTCGTTCTAA
- a CDS encoding HopJ type III effector protein, producing MSDLNTLRASLKSGEHAFADTLAFIAAGYDYQPQAFNNGGVENAAGQNEGSCKTLGLALLEGLSDEEALLAFGEHYRSVVATPEGSDHGNIRALIQHGLAGVKFDAQPLTRR from the coding sequence ATGAGTGATCTGAACACCCTGCGCGCCAGCCTCAAGAGCGGCGAACATGCTTTTGCCGACACCCTGGCCTTCATCGCCGCCGGTTACGACTACCAGCCTCAGGCGTTCAACAATGGTGGCGTGGAAAACGCGGCCGGGCAGAACGAAGGTTCGTGCAAGACTTTGGGTCTGGCACTGCTGGAAGGCTTGAGCGATGAAGAAGCGCTGCTGGCGTTCGGCGAACACTACCGCTCGGTCGTGGCAACGCCTGAAGGCAGCGATCACGGCAATATCCGTGCGTTGATCCAGCACGGTCTGGCGGGCGTGAAATTCGATGCGCAACCGCTGACCCGCCGCTGA